A window of Fragaria vesca subsp. vesca linkage group LG7, FraVesHawaii_1.0, whole genome shotgun sequence contains these coding sequences:
- the LOC101309096 gene encoding methylesterase 17-like: MLEEITNLAEVSLKRTATTHFVLVHGIGGGGWCWYKIRCLMEKSGYKVSTVDLKSAGIDPSNVDSVLSFDDYNKPLLDFLSSLPEYEQVVLVGHSAGGLSVTQATLKFPKKIRLAVYVAATMLKHGYLSEEDVKDGVPDLSEFGDVYELGFGLGANQPPTSGVVKKDFQRKIIYQMSPQEDSTLAAMLLRPGPLLAITTAQFKEEDDDHDDTGVLDKVPRVYVKTLHDHVVKPAQQDAMVKRWPPAEVYVLDSDHSPFFSQPFLLFGFLVKAAEASHCREII; encoded by the exons ATGTTGGAGGAGATTACCAATTTGGCAGAGGTCAGTTTGAAGAGGACTGCTACTACTCACTTTGTGCTGGTGCATGGTATCGGTGGAGGAGGTTGGTGCTGGTACAAAATCCGGTGTCTCATGGAGAAATCCGGCTACAAAGTCTCCACGGTTGATCTGAAGAGCGCCGGAATAGACCCCTCCAACGTGGATTCGGTTCTCTCTTTCGACGACTACAACAAACCACTCCTCGACTTCCTCTCTTCTCTCCCCGAATATGAACAG GTTGTGCTGGTCGGGCACAGCGCCGGAGGGTTGAGCGTGACGCAGGCGACGCTGAAGTTTCCGAAGAAGATCCGGCTGGCGGTTTATGTGGCGGCGACGATGCTCAAGCATGGCTACCTTTCTGAGGAAGATGTGAAAGAT GGAGTGCCTGATTTATCCGAATTCGGTGACGTGTACGAATTAGGGTTCGGATTAGGAGCTAATCAACCACCAACAAGCGGAGTTGTCAAGAAAGATTTCCAACGCAAAATCATATATCAAATGAGTCCTCAAGAG GATTCGACTCTTGCTGCCATGCTTTTGAGACCAGGACCGCTCCTAGCTATAACGACAGCCCAGTTTAAGGAAGAAGACGATGACCATGATGACACGGGTGTGCTTGACAAGGTGCCACGTGTCTACGTGAAGACGTTGCATGATCACGTGGTGAAACCGGCGCAGCAAGATGCGATGGTCAAGCGGTGGCCGCCGGCGGAGGTCTATGTTTTGGATAGTGATCACAGTCCCTTCTTCTCCCAGCCGTTTCTGCTCTTTGGATTCCTTGTGAAGGCTGCCGAGGCTTCTCATTGCAGGGAGATTATATAG
- the LOC101292357 gene encoding inorganic phosphate transporter 1-1-like, which translates to MAEGRESVFTSLDNAKTQLYHYKAIVIAGMGFFTDAYDLFCITAVTKLIGRLYFYDPSTNKPGVLPPNINNAITGVALFGTLAGQLFFGWLGDKLGRKKVYGITLVTMVGCALASGLSFGSSPKSVVTTLCFFRFWLGFGIGGDYPLSAVIMSEYANTKTRGGFVAAVFAMQGVGILVAGAVALVVSRAFMLAFPADNFHTNNVLSTQPEGDFVWRIVLMFGAIPAALTFYWRLKMPETARYTALVKGDHDKAAADMAKVLEKPIDSFPISTAGGESETPKKVVLAPSSAYGLFSRDFVRIHGLHLVGTTSTWFLLDIAFYSLQLTQKDIYPSIRLLPKSTEMNAIEEVYLLSKSMLLMALATTVPGYWFTVFLIDRIGRFPIQLGGFILMSIFMAILGFEYEDLRGEKCPSDSRFDYCKGNRKAFAVLYGLTLFFANFGPNSTTFIVPAELFPARLRSTCHGISAAAGKAGAIIGAFVVQSYTQEVKGVKRAIRGLAFVNLLGVLFTLLVPETMGRSLEEISGENNEVGGKGVTSVVADDKVVKAENTNGVEKEKTTQAEMEMV; encoded by the coding sequence ATGGCAGAGGGAAGAGAGTCCGTCTTCACATCTCTTGACAATGCCAAGACACAACTCTACCATTACAAGGCAATTGTGATTGCAGGCATGGGATTTTTCACTGATGCTTATGACCTTTTTTGCATCACTGCCGTCACGAAACTTATTGGCCGCCTTTACTTCTACGATCCCTCTACTAACAAACCCGGTGTTCTACCTCCAAACATCAACAATGCCATAACGGGGGTTGCTCTATTTGGCACCCTAGCAGGGCAACTCTTCTTTGGCTGGCTTGGAGATAAACTCGGCAGGAAAAAAGTTTATGGAATCACCTTAGTCACTATGGTGGGGTGTGCTCTTGCCTCGGGCCTTTCCTTTGGCTCTAGTCCTAAAAGTGTAGTCACAACTCTTTGCTTCTTTCGGTTTTGGCTCGGATTTGGGATTGGAGGTGACTATCCCCTCTCGGCGGTCATCATGTCCGAATATGCCAACACGAAAACCCGAGGAGGGTTTGTAGCTGCAGTTTTTGCAATGCAAGGAGTTGGCATATTGGTGGCTGGAGCTGTAGCCCTAGTTGTGTCAAGGGCCTTCATGCTAGCTTTCCCTGCTGACAATTTCCATACCAACAATGTGCTATCCACACAGCCAGAAGGCGACTTTGTTTGGCGAATCGTCCTCATGTTCGGCGCAATCCCTGCAGCTTTGACGTTCTACTGGCGGCTGAAGATGCCCGAAACAGCGAGGTACACTGCCTTGGTAAAAGGTGACCATGATAAGGCTGCAGCTGACATGGCCAAAGTCCTCGAGAAACCGATAGACAGCTTCCCTATTAGTACCGCCGGTGGAGAATCCGAAACCCCGAAAAAGGTAGTCCTGGCTCCTAGTTCTGCATACGGGCTCTTCTCTAGGGATTTTGTTAGAATACATGGGTTACATCTTGTTGGCACCACAAGCACATGGTTCTTACTAGACATTGCTTTCTATAGTCTCCAACTCACTCAAAAAGACATCTACCCCTCTATACGTCTCTTACCAAAATCCACAGAAATGAACGCTATAGAGGAAGTTTACTTGCTATCCAAGTCAATGCTCCTAATGGCACTCGCCACCACCGTCCCCGGATACTGGTTCACAGTCTTCCTCATCGACCGGATCGGCCGGTTCCCAATCCAACTCGGGGGCTTCATTCTCATGTCAATCTTCATGGCCATTCTCGGATTTGAATACGAAGATCTCAGAGGAGAGAAATGTCCTTCAGACTCAAGATTCGACTATTGTAAGGGCAACCGTAAAGCGTTTGCCGTTCTTTACGGCCTGACCTTGTTCTTTGCCAACTTCGGACCCAACAGCACCACCTTCATTGTCCCCGCTGAGCTTTTTCCGGCGCGGTTGCGTTCCACGTGTCATGGAATCTCCGCTGCGGCAGGGAAGGCTGGGGCGATTATTGGGGCGTTTGTGGTGCAGAGTTACACGCAGGAGGTTAAGGGTGTGAAGAGAGCGATAAGGGGACTTGCTTTTGTCAACTTGCTTGGGGTGTTGTTCACGTTGTTGGTGCCGGAGACGATGGGGCGGTCGTTGGAGGAGATTTCAGGCGAGAATAATGAGGTCGGAGGGAAGGGAGTCACTTCCGTTGTGGCGGATGACAAGGTAGTAAAAGCAGAAAATACTAATGGTGTTGAGAAAGAGAAAACTACACAAGCTGAAATGGAAATGGTTTGA
- the LOC101292650 gene encoding thioredoxin H9-like, with translation MGTCCSSCMFSGDDSDNGQHNVREAGGNMHFIRTMDNWETMLSEAIKEDKLVVANFGASWCNPCITIAPVFAEVAAKHPSILFLTVDVDDLAELSNSWDIKATPTFVFLKNGRQVDTLVGGNKTELQKKIAAMSQLATMSRH, from the exons ATGGGAACTTGTTGTTCTTCTTGTATG TTTTCTGGAGATGATAGTGATAACGGTCAACATAATGTTCGTGAAGCCGGTGGGAATATGCATTTTATAAGGACCATGGATAATTGGGAAACAATGTTATCAGAAGCAATCAAGGAAGACAAACTT GTTGTTGCAAACTTTGGTGCATCATGGTGCAATCCTTGTATAACTATTGCACCGGTCTTTGCTGAGGTAGCAGCTAAACATCCTTCAATATTATTTCTAACCGTGGATGTCGACGACCTCGCT GAGTTGAGTAATTCATGGGACATAAAAGCCACTCCAACATTTGTTTTTCTCAAAAATGGAAGACAAGTCGATACGCTAGTTGGAGGAAACAAGACTGAGCTCCAGAAGAAGATAGCTGCTATGTCTCAGTTAGCAACCATGTCTCGTCATTGA
- the LOC101292948 gene encoding probable inactive receptor kinase At5g58300-like, translated as MKLKSSIAELIFLFPILPFLFSSVIADLNSDKQALLDFAANVFHTQKLNWNGSTPVCSSWIGITCNLNHTSVIDIHLPAIGLFGSIPNNTIGKLDALRVLSLHSNFLNGTLPSDVLSIPSLKYLYLQNNNFSGAIPASLSPNLIVLELSFNSLSGIIPTIISNLTRLVELSLQNNSISGPIPNLSLTGPKLLNLSYNNLNGSIPYSLQKYPHSSFLGNSLLCGEPLNHCSKISSSSSPSPSPIYLPAASPVIMENRHTKKLFGLGSIIALAIGGAAVFFLLVIMGIMCCFKRTSKRSSGMLKGKSGASSDEKTDTKSISFGSGVQAATKNKLFFFEGCNYNFDLEDLLRASAEVLGKGSYGTTYKAVLDEETTVVVKRLKEVVLGKKEFEQHMEVVERVGKHPNVLPPKAYYYSRDEKLLVYNYMPAGSLFAHLHGSRDAGRIPLDWNSRLKIALGIARAIAHIHSEGGVKCIHGNIKSTNVLLTEELEACISDVGLTPLMNFPVATSMSRRATGYRAPEAIDMRKMSDKSDVYSFGVLLLEMLTGKTTLQNAGHYDDVVVDLPRWVKSVVREEWTAEVFDLELLKQQGIEEEMVQMLQIALACVAKLPESRPKMDDVVRMLEEFRQSDTKTRPSSESELDTP; from the exons ATGAAGCTCAAGTCCTCCATTGCTGAACTTATCTTCCTTTTCCCTATACTCCCTTTCTTATTTTCCTCAGTCATTGCTGACCTCAACTCTGATAAACAAGCCCTCCTTGACTTTGCTGCCAATGTCTTTCATACACAAAAACTCAACTGGAATGGTTCTACACCAGTTTGCTCCTCTTGGATTGGAATCACTTGCAATCTAAACCACACCAGTGTGATTGACATACATCTTCCTGCCATTGGACTCTTTGGCTCAATCCCAAACAACACTATTGGAAAGCTTGATGCTCTTAGAGTCCTTAGCCTCCACTCCAACTTTCTCAATGGAACTCTTCCTTCTGATGTTCTGTCTATTCCTTCATTGAAATATCTCTACCTCCAAAACAACAACTTTTCTGGTGCCATACCTGCTTCTCTCTCCCCCAATCTCATTGTATTAGAGTTATCCTTCAACTCTTTATCTGGGATCATTCCAACCATCATTAGTAACCTGACAAGGCTCGTAGAGTTGAGTCTTCAAAACAATTCTATCTCTGGTCCCATCCCCAACCTGAGCCTCACAGGGCCTAAACTTTTGAACTTGAGCTATAACAACTTGAATGGCTCAATTCCATATTCCCTCCAAAAGTACCCTCATTCCTCATTTCTTGGGAATTCTCTCTTATGTGGGGAACCTCTAAACCATTGTTCTAAGATCTCATCCTCTTCATCACCTTCACCTTCCCCTATTTACCTGCCTGCAGCCTCACCTGTAATCATGGAAAATCGACACACCAAAAAGTTATTTGGCCTAGGGTCTATCATTGCTCTGGCGATTGGGGGAGCTGCTGTGTTCTTTCTTTTGGTCATCATGGGCATCATGTGCTGTTTTAAAAGGACTAGCAAAAGAAGCAGTGGCATGTTGAAAGGGAAGAGTGGTGCCTCTAGTGATGAAAAGACTGATACGAAGTCTATAAGTTTCGGAAGTGGAGTGCAAGCGGCAACAAAGAACAAGCTGTTCTTCTTTGAAGGATGCAATTACAATTTTGATCTTGAGGATCTACTGAGGGCATCCGCTGAAGTTCTTGGAAAAGGAAGTTATGGGACAACCTACAAGGCTGTTTTGGATGAGGAAACAACTGTTGTAGTGAAAAGGTTAAAGGAAGTTGTTTTGGGTAAGAAGGAGTTTGAGCAGCATATGGAGGTTGTGGAGAGGGTTGGAAAGCACCCAAATGTTCTGCCTCCTAAGGCTTATTATTATTCCAGAGATGAGAAGCTTTTGGTCTACAACTACATGCCAGCAGGAAGCTTGTTTGCTCACTTGCATG GAAGCAGGGATGCTGGAAGAATCCCGCTTGATTGGAATTCAAGACTAAAGATAGCTCTTGGAATTGCAAGGGCAATTGCTCACATTCATTCTGAGGGTGGTGTAAAATGCATCCATGGTAACATAAAATCCACCAATGTCCTCCTAACCGAAGAACTTGAGGCTTGCATCTCAGATGTTGGGTTGACTCCTCTAATGAACTTTCCCGTGGCTACATCCATGTCACGAAGAGCTACTGGATACCGAGCACCAGAGGCAATTGACATGCGCAAAATGTCCGACAAATCAGATGTATACAGCTTTGGTGTGCTCCTACTCGAAATGCTGACAGGGAAAACCACACTTCAAAATGCAGGGCACTATGATGATGTTGTGGTTGACCTCCCAAGGTGGGTGAAGTCTGTGGTTCGCGAGGAATGGACTGCTGAGGTTTTCGATTTGGAGTTGCTTAAACAACAAGGCATTGAAGAAGAGATGGTGCAGATGCTGCAGATTGCATTGGCATGTGTAGCAAAGCTACCTGAGTCACGCCCCAAAATGGATGACGTTGTTAGAATGCTAGAGGAATTTCGGCAGTCTGATACCAAGACTAGGCCTTCCTCTGAATCTGAGCTTGATACCCCATGA
- the LOC101309677 gene encoding uncharacterized protein LOC101309677: MSKPSSRIFQGLLRFHRHQISTTTFRRTFHHHSNPPPPPPPRSPAPPKPFPASGLRFFSFKPDAGNAKRIFEKPLAAASSTFHRYQEALGLQVEAFWKRNNLVLVGAGGVVVCAILWKIMFGIASTFVHLSEGMAKYGFLALSSAMVAFAGLYLRSRYTINPDKVYRIAMTKLNTSAGILEVMGAPLTGSDLRAYIMSGGGFQLKKFKPTLRSKRCFLIFPIRGSERKGLVNVEVKKKKGQYDMKLLAVDIPMASGPDQRLFLIGDEEEYKVGGGLISELRDPVVKAMAAEKIFDNLDQIEDEEDAERERLEAERKDREEIEKLEKDGKDGTQ, translated from the exons ATGTCAAAACCCTCATCTCGAATCTTCCAAGGTCTCCTCCGCTTCCACCGCCACCAAATCTCCACCACCACTTTCCGCCGCACCTTCCACCACCACTCCAATCCTCCTCCTCCTCCTCCTCCTCGCTCCCCCGCTCCCCCAAAACCGTTTCCCGCCTCCGGGCTCAGATTCTTCTCGTTCAAGCCGGACGCCGGCAATGCGAAGAGAATCTTCGAGAAGCCGCTGGCGGCGGCGTCGTCAACTTTCCACCGGTACCAGGAGGCGCTAGGGTTGCAGGTGGAGGCGTTCTGGAAGAGGAACAATCTGGTGCTGGTCGGAGCTGGAGGAGTTGTGGTTTGCGCCATTCTGTGGAAGATCATGTTTGGGATTGCCAGCACTTTTGTGCACCTTTCGGAGGGGATGGCCAAGTATGGCTTCTTAGCTCTCTCTTCTGCTATGGTCGCTTTCGCC GGTCTTTATCTGCGCTCGAGGTACACAATCAATCCTGATAAAGTATATAGGATTGCCATGACAAAGCTCAATACATCTGCTGGGATTCTTGAGGTCATGGGTGCCCCTCTAACAGGATCAGATCTAAGAGCCTATATAATGTCCGGAGGTGGGTTTCAACTGAAAAAATTCAAGCCAACTCTCAGGAGCAAGCGATGCTTCCTCATTTTCCCAATACGAGGTTCTGAAAGAAAAGGTCTGGTCAATGTTGAAGTAAAGAAGAAGAAAGGCCAG TATGATATGAAGCTATTGGCAGTGGACATTCCCATGGCATCAGGACCCGACCAACGGTTATTCCTGATTGGGGATGAAGAAGAATACAAAGTTGGCGGTGGACTAATATCTGAGCTGAGAGATCCTGTTGTGAAAGCAATGGCTGCAGAGAAGATTTTTGATAATCTTGATCAGATTGAAGACGAGGAGGACGCTGAAAGAGAACGTCTGGAGGCAGAAAGAAAGGATCGTGAAGAAATTGAGAAGCTTGAAAAAGATGGGAAAGATGGGACACAGTGA